Proteins from a single region of Humidesulfovibrio mexicanus:
- the yedF gene encoding sulfurtransferase-like selenium metabolism protein YedF, with the protein MGAPLAVDCRGLACPGPVLRVMDVLDTSAPGAQEVEALEVLVDDPAAQENVTRLLVGKGFAVSAAVAPDRVTLSARREGGAPPAAAPCPVAQPGVREAETITVFITADGMGRGSDELGGKLMLNFVATLPELGPGLWRVVLVNGGVRLACEGHPCLEKLAALAEGGVSVLVCGTCLGFFGLMEKKRVGETTNMLDVVTSLGLAGKVIQV; encoded by the coding sequence ATGGGCGCACCCCTTGCCGTGGACTGTCGCGGGCTGGCCTGCCCCGGCCCGGTGCTCCGGGTCATGGATGTTCTGGACACAAGCGCCCCGGGGGCACAGGAGGTCGAGGCGCTGGAGGTCCTGGTGGACGACCCGGCCGCCCAGGAGAACGTGACGCGGCTGCTCGTCGGCAAGGGTTTCGCCGTCAGCGCCGCCGTCGCCCCGGACCGCGTGACCCTTTCGGCCCGCCGCGAGGGCGGAGCGCCTCCGGCCGCCGCGCCCTGCCCCGTGGCCCAGCCAGGCGTGAGGGAAGCCGAAACGATCACGGTGTTCATCACCGCCGACGGCATGGGCCGGGGCAGCGACGAACTGGGCGGCAAGCTGATGCTGAATTTTGTGGCCACCCTGCCGGAGCTTGGCCCGGGCCTGTGGCGTGTGGTGCTGGTGAACGGCGGCGTGCGCCTGGCCTGCGAGGGTCACCCCTGCCTGGAAAAGCTGGCCGCGCTGGCCGAGGGCGGGGTTTCCGTGCTGGTGTGCGGCACCTGCCTGGGCTTCTTCGGCCTCATGGAAAAAAAGCGCGTGGGCGAGACCACCAACATGCTGGACGTGGTGACCAGCCTGGGCCTGGCGGGCAAGGTCATCCAGGTGTAG
- a CDS encoding DUF3540 domain-containing protein — translation MGAVIEMKREECAQREQAKGAMRLEPCRVLAGGEGFAVVDAPLGALSCRLAASCLLRPEPGDLVLAALPESGAAPYVLSVLERAEPDSQAVLDLPSGARVSAPQGSVHIEAAEGIALSTPGELAAQAARMSFAAGSVRWLADAFSYVGKTLELIATRFTETAQERDTQAGTWTQRLGDSFRRVEELDETQAGAVRTLARDTALLHGRVTYVQAEEFVKADGQEVHLG, via the coding sequence ATGGGCGCCGTCATCGAGATGAAACGCGAGGAATGCGCACAGCGCGAGCAGGCCAAAGGGGCCATGCGTCTGGAACCCTGCCGCGTGCTGGCCGGAGGCGAGGGTTTTGCCGTGGTGGATGCGCCGCTGGGCGCGCTGTCGTGCAGGCTGGCGGCCAGCTGCCTGCTGCGGCCGGAGCCGGGCGACCTGGTGCTTGCCGCGCTGCCGGAATCCGGGGCCGCGCCCTATGTGCTCTCCGTGCTGGAACGCGCGGAACCCGACAGCCAGGCCGTGCTCGACCTGCCTTCCGGGGCGCGCGTCTCAGCCCCGCAGGGCAGTGTGCACATCGAGGCGGCAGAGGGCATCGCCCTGTCCACGCCAGGGGAGCTGGCCGCCCAGGCCGCGCGCATGAGCTTCGCCGCCGGAAGCGTACGCTGGCTGGCGGACGCCTTCTCCTATGTAGGCAAGACGCTGGAACTCATCGCCACGCGCTTCACCGAGACCGCCCAGGAGCGCGACACCCAGGCCGGAACCTGGACCCAGCGCCTGGGCGACAGCTTCCGCCGCGTGGAGGAGCTGGACGAGACCCAGGCGGGCGCGGTGCGCACCCTTGCGCGCGACACGGCCCTGCTGCACGGCCGGGTGACCTACGTGCAGGCCGAGGAATTCGTGAAGGCCGACGGCCAGGAAGTGCACCTGGGCTAG
- a CDS encoding DUF4150 domain-containing protein yields MFQLNMGCGMDLGFPDVCLTPVVVPVPVPYPDMAFSVTSAPAAYNILVDCLPSLNQLSEGLVSVGDQPGVLLGVVSHLEAGEAMYMLGCFTIFVDGPPAQRLTSITGQNAMGLLPNAPGMCAVPSQFTVLTLG; encoded by the coding sequence ATGTTTCAGTTGAACATGGGCTGCGGCATGGACCTGGGCTTCCCGGACGTGTGCCTGACGCCGGTGGTGGTGCCGGTGCCCGTGCCCTACCCGGACATGGCCTTCTCGGTCACTTCGGCCCCGGCGGCCTACAACATCCTGGTGGACTGCCTGCCCTCCCTGAACCAGCTCTCCGAGGGGCTGGTGAGCGTGGGCGACCAGCCGGGCGTGCTTTTGGGCGTGGTGTCGCACCTGGAGGCGGGCGAGGCCATGTACATGCTGGGCTGCTTCACCATCTTCGTGGATGGCCCCCCGGCCCAGCGGCTCACGTCCATCACCGGGCAGAACGCCATGGGCCTCTTGCCCAACGCGCCGGGCATGTGCGCCGTGCCCAGCCAGTTCACGGTGCTCACCCTGGGCTAG
- a CDS encoding pentapeptide repeat-containing protein, translated as MSAELTRMGAREVEDAIRQGATIENADLSGLDLTGANLHLGRFHGCVLDRADFSGQKLEKTGLRDCSLKGARFRGCSFTDMFLRKLDFSGADFQGALFLRTHLSGSSLAGADLTGARVHWSFLDKADLTEARLHQADVLKSVCLEAVCTGADFTGARLERVTFRKATMEGSILRGAAFDHVNLSAAKLAGHDFRGQKFRSVNFSGAELSGADFTGADVSTCVFQGAVLEGAVLERATAQKCMFAGAVMRRVKARGADFALAYFGQADLSEADFRTAKLQGARLEKAIIRSAAFMDSDCYNCDLSHADLTGSDFSRANLMLALLHGITDTDARFQGANTAWLRGPDKDMAEAENFKAPQ; from the coding sequence ATGAGCGCGGAGCTGACCCGCATGGGCGCGCGCGAGGTGGAGGACGCCATCCGCCAGGGCGCCACCATCGAAAACGCGGACCTCTCCGGCCTGGACCTGACCGGCGCGAACCTGCACCTGGGGCGCTTCCACGGCTGCGTGCTGGACCGGGCCGACTTCTCGGGCCAAAAGCTGGAGAAGACCGGCCTGCGCGACTGCTCCCTCAAGGGCGCGCGCTTTCGCGGCTGCTCCTTCACGGACATGTTCCTGCGCAAGCTCGACTTCTCCGGCGCGGATTTCCAGGGGGCGCTGTTTTTGCGCACGCACCTGTCGGGCTCAAGCCTCGCCGGGGCGGACCTCACCGGGGCGCGAGTGCACTGGAGCTTCCTGGACAAGGCCGACCTCACCGAGGCGCGTCTCCACCAGGCGGACGTCCTCAAAAGCGTGTGTCTGGAGGCCGTGTGCACGGGGGCGGACTTCACCGGGGCCCGGCTGGAGCGCGTGACCTTCCGCAAGGCGACCATGGAGGGCTCCATCCTGCGCGGGGCCGCATTCGACCACGTGAACCTCTCCGCGGCCAAGCTCGCCGGGCACGATTTCCGGGGCCAGAAGTTCCGCTCGGTGAACTTCTCCGGGGCGGAGCTCTCCGGGGCGGACTTCACCGGGGCGGACGTGTCCACCTGCGTGTTCCAGGGCGCGGTGCTGGAAGGGGCCGTGCTGGAGCGAGCCACGGCCCAGAAGTGCATGTTCGCAGGGGCGGTCATGCGGCGCGTCAAGGCGCGCGGGGCCGACTTCGCCCTGGCCTACTTCGGCCAGGCAGACCTCTCGGAAGCGGACTTCCGCACGGCCAAGCTCCAGGGCGCGCGCCTGGAAAAGGCCATCATCCGCAGCGCCGCCTTCATGGACAGCGACTGCTACAACTGCGACCTGAGCCACGCCGACCTCACCGGCTCGGACTTCAGCCGGGCCAACCTGATGCTGGCGCTGCTGCATGGAATCACGGACACGGACGCCCGGTTCCAGGGCGCCAACACGGCCTGGCTGCGCGGCCCGGACAAGGACATGGCCGAGGCCGAAAATTTCAAGGCCCCGCAATAA